In the genome of Flavobacterium panacagri, one region contains:
- a CDS encoding alginate export family protein: MKKIILLFLFCLQLQAQSYPEFKPLRFDENYAILKQDTVKKSWYKTMKYLPLSSSGNTFLSFGGEVRYQYFYAKNEKWGDDPQDPDGYILNRLLLHADFHSSKYFRAFIQLQSSNANGRIDPSPVDSDPLEVHQVFIDVNLISEKSKQLIFRAGRQELSYGSQRLVAVRDGPNNRQSFDAVKAILGLNNYRADLFYSHYVVAQDGIFDDESNKKRQFWGSYFVINKIPALQNIDLYYLGYYRENAHFDDASGKEMRHSVGTRIWGKYDEWRYDAEALYQFGSIESKDIKAWTVSLNTGYRFTSIVLHPEFGFKVELISGDKTNGDNQLNTFNPLFPRGAYFGLASVIGPSNLVDFHPSISFELSKNIDWVIDYDMFWRYSNQDGIYGPNTIMIYPGDATTAKEIGKQLESEIIYTPNQYLYFRVEATWFKAGDFLKVAGTGKNMFFTGVTAQIKF, translated from the coding sequence ATGAAAAAAATCATCTTATTATTTCTTTTTTGTTTACAGCTTCAGGCGCAGTCGTATCCTGAATTTAAACCACTGCGCTTTGACGAAAACTATGCGATTTTAAAACAGGACACAGTCAAAAAGAGCTGGTATAAAACGATGAAATATCTGCCTCTCTCCTCTTCTGGAAACACTTTTCTGAGTTTCGGAGGCGAAGTCAGATACCAATATTTCTATGCTAAAAATGAAAAATGGGGAGACGATCCACAAGATCCGGACGGCTACATTTTAAACCGTTTATTGCTTCATGCCGATTTTCATTCGAGTAAATATTTCAGAGCTTTTATTCAATTGCAAAGCAGTAATGCGAACGGAAGAATTGATCCAAGTCCGGTTGATAGCGATCCGCTTGAAGTGCATCAGGTTTTTATTGATGTGAATTTGATTTCAGAAAAAAGCAAACAATTGATTTTTAGAGCAGGAAGACAGGAATTGAGTTATGGTTCACAGCGTTTGGTTGCCGTTCGCGACGGCCCAAATAATAGGCAATCTTTTGATGCCGTAAAAGCTATTTTAGGACTCAATAATTATCGAGCCGATTTATTCTACAGTCATTATGTAGTGGCGCAAGATGGCATTTTTGATGATGAGTCGAACAAAAAAAGACAGTTTTGGGGAAGTTATTTTGTAATTAATAAAATTCCGGCACTCCAAAATATTGATTTGTATTATTTGGGATATTATAGAGAAAACGCTCATTTTGATGATGCCAGCGGAAAAGAAATGCGTCATTCTGTAGGAACCCGAATCTGGGGAAAATACGACGAATGGCGTTACGATGCTGAGGCACTTTACCAGTTTGGAAGTATTGAATCCAAAGACATAAAAGCCTGGACAGTTTCCTTAAACACTGGTTACCGATTTACTTCTATTGTTTTGCATCCTGAATTTGGTTTTAAAGTCGAATTGATTAGTGGTGATAAAACCAATGGAGACAATCAATTAAACACTTTTAATCCGCTATTTCCTAGAGGCGCTTATTTCGGATTGGCTTCGGTTATTGGGCCATCAAATTTGGTTGATTTTCATCCTTCAATAAGTTTTGAATTGTCCAAAAATATCGATTGGGTTATTGATTATGATATGTTTTGGAGATATAGCAATCAAGATGGAATTTATGGTCCTAATACGATTATGATTTATCCTGGAGATGCGACAACGGCTAAAGAAATTGGAAAACAGCTAGAAAGCGAGATTATTTATACTCCTAATCAGTATCTGTATTTTAGAGTGGAAGCAACTTGGTTTAAAGCTGGAGATTTTCTTAAAGTTGCAGGAACTGGAAAAAATATGTTTTTTACTGGTGTAACGGCACAGATTAAGTTTTAA
- a CDS encoding MBL fold metallo-hydrolase, producing the protein MKKLNILMMLVLLFLAVQQTYAQFPMPPEVPIWDANKVTLQLHKISDNVYAVSPSTTETETTKGIPQATSAGFIVGDKGVLLIETMLSKRLYDQLYKLIRSVTPKPIVYAVNTSDHGDHCFGNYLLPKETILIQNEFCKENLAKNYEGIKQFMIMLFGKDRGIEQSVYRPADLTIALNQSLKIDLGGGKIVDILNVGTAQSPADLFVFLKDSDKNVLWAGNPFIAESPTIPWLFDGYFLEPVRNLQKIYDMIGDNDVVVPGHGRITNKKGIKYTIDYVNVLKTNVEDAVKKGQTLEEVKKTVTMKEFDKGYVLFNWLHYNFNIPNAYNDIKKNSLGK; encoded by the coding sequence ATGAAAAAACTAAATATTTTAATGATGCTGGTTCTCCTATTTCTTGCTGTCCAGCAAACTTATGCGCAATTTCCGATGCCTCCTGAAGTTCCGATTTGGGATGCGAATAAAGTGACTTTGCAGTTGCACAAAATTTCGGATAATGTTTATGCGGTTTCGCCGTCGACAACCGAAACTGAAACTACAAAAGGGATTCCACAGGCAACTTCTGCCGGGTTTATTGTGGGCGATAAAGGTGTTTTGCTGATTGAAACAATGTTAAGTAAACGATTGTATGATCAATTGTATAAACTTATTCGCTCTGTTACGCCAAAACCTATTGTTTATGCCGTAAATACAAGCGATCACGGCGATCATTGTTTTGGAAATTATTTGCTTCCAAAGGAAACTATTTTGATACAAAACGAATTCTGTAAAGAAAATCTAGCCAAGAATTACGAGGGAATCAAACAATTTATGATCATGCTTTTTGGAAAAGACCGCGGGATTGAGCAAAGTGTGTATCGTCCTGCGGATCTTACAATTGCTTTAAATCAAAGTTTGAAAATTGATTTGGGCGGAGGAAAAATCGTTGACATTCTCAATGTTGGAACGGCACAGTCTCCGGCAGATTTGTTTGTTTTCCTGAAAGATTCGGACAAAAATGTATTGTGGGCCGGAAATCCTTTTATTGCTGAAAGTCCAACGATTCCGTGGCTGTTTGACGGTTACTTTTTAGAGCCTGTTCGTAATCTTCAGAAAATTTACGACATGATTGGCGACAATGATGTTGTGGTTCCGGGTCATGGTAGAATCACGAACAAAAAAGGTATTAAATATACTATTGATTATGTAAATGTTTTGAAAACTAATGTTGAAGATGCAGTTAAAAAAGGGCAAACTTTAGAAGAAGTAAAGAAAACCGTTACCATGAAAGAATTTGATAAAGGGTATGTACTTTTTAACTGGCTGCATTACAATTTCAATATTCCGAACGCTTACAACGATATCAAGAAAAACAGTTTAGGCAAATAG
- a CDS encoding amidohydrolase, giving the protein MKKLLLSVLLFTGFVCLAQQKADLIIYNGKIATMQKQNEFVQAIAIKDGIILDTGTEKNILASYKSSTTKLIDAKGKTVIPGLNDSHMHVIREGLNYNSELRWDGVKTLKRAMEMLKEQAARTPEGVWIKVIGGWNEFQFEEKRQPTIDEINAAVPDKPVFITYLYGKAFLNKKGIEVLKYTKDTKYEGSLLEQDINGNLTGLMYAKETPKAIYTTLGLTTKLSPEERINSSMQFNRELNRFGLTSVIDAAGGSQNFPADYVTSLELAKQNKLTLRISYYLFAQQKGKELQDYEKWVAETQINKNGNLMVPNGYVEEGAGENIVASAADFENFLEPRIVLSDEMEKDLEPIIRLLAKNKWPFRLHATYGESIDRMLHVFEKVNKEIPFNGLRWFFDHAETITPSELERVKKLGGGIAVQFRMYYQGELYNKMYGAPKTQLPPIKKMLELGIPVGMGTDATRISTYNPWMSLHWLLTGKTIGGMQFWPKDQVLDKFTALQLYTSGSAWFSGEEKEKGKLVKGMYADLAIISDDYFSLKPDDIRKIESVLTVVNGKIVYASAEYKDLNPVIPAVIPNWSPVKYFGGYQR; this is encoded by the coding sequence ATGAAAAAACTACTGTTATCAGTATTGCTTTTTACTGGGTTTGTATGTCTAGCCCAGCAAAAAGCAGATCTGATTATCTACAACGGAAAAATTGCAACAATGCAGAAACAAAACGAATTTGTGCAGGCCATTGCAATAAAAGACGGAATTATTCTGGACACTGGAACGGAGAAAAACATTCTGGCTTCTTATAAATCTTCGACAACAAAATTAATTGATGCCAAAGGAAAAACGGTAATTCCAGGATTGAATGACAGTCATATGCACGTGATTCGAGAAGGTTTGAATTACAATTCGGAGTTGCGCTGGGACGGTGTAAAAACCTTAAAACGCGCTATGGAAATGCTGAAAGAACAAGCTGCAAGAACTCCAGAAGGCGTTTGGATTAAAGTTATTGGAGGTTGGAACGAATTTCAGTTTGAAGAAAAAAGACAACCTACAATTGACGAAATCAACGCTGCAGTTCCTGATAAACCTGTTTTTATCACTTATTTATACGGAAAAGCTTTCCTGAACAAAAAGGGAATTGAAGTTTTAAAATATACTAAAGATACGAAGTACGAAGGAAGTCTTTTAGAGCAGGATATAAACGGAAATTTAACTGGTTTAATGTATGCCAAAGAAACGCCAAAAGCGATTTATACGACTCTAGGATTAACTACAAAATTAAGTCCAGAAGAACGCATCAACAGTTCGATGCAGTTTAATCGTGAACTAAATCGTTTTGGGCTTACAAGTGTAATCGACGCGGCCGGCGGAAGTCAAAATTTCCCTGCTGATTATGTTACTTCTTTGGAATTAGCCAAACAAAACAAACTGACTCTCCGAATTTCGTATTATTTATTCGCGCAACAAAAGGGCAAAGAATTGCAGGATTATGAGAAATGGGTTGCCGAAACGCAAATCAATAAAAATGGCAATTTAATGGTTCCAAATGGTTATGTCGAAGAAGGTGCTGGAGAAAATATCGTCGCTTCTGCGGCTGATTTTGAAAACTTTCTAGAACCTAGAATTGTTTTATCTGACGAAATGGAAAAAGATCTTGAACCAATCATTCGATTATTAGCAAAAAACAAATGGCCTTTCCGACTTCACGCAACTTACGGTGAATCGATTGACCGAATGCTACATGTTTTTGAGAAAGTAAATAAGGAAATTCCGTTTAACGGTTTGCGCTGGTTTTTTGATCATGCTGAAACGATTACGCCTTCAGAACTAGAACGTGTTAAAAAATTGGGTGGTGGAATTGCCGTCCAATTCAGAATGTATTATCAGGGAGAATTGTACAACAAAATGTATGGGGCACCAAAAACACAATTGCCTCCTATCAAGAAAATGTTGGAATTAGGAATTCCGGTTGGAATGGGAACCGATGCAACCCGTATTTCAACTTACAATCCATGGATGTCTTTGCATTGGCTGCTTACCGGAAAAACAATTGGTGGAATGCAGTTCTGGCCAAAAGATCAGGTTTTGGATAAATTCACTGCTTTGCAATTGTACACTTCTGGAAGCGCTTGGTTTTCGGGCGAGGAAAAAGAAAAAGGCAAACTGGTAAAAGGAATGTATGCTGATTTAGCCATTATTTCTGACGATTATTTTTCGCTTAAACCAGATGATATTCGCAAAATTGAATCGGTTTTGACGGTTGTGAATGGCAAGATTGTTTACGCTTCCGCGGAATATAAAGACTTGAATCCTGTGATTCCGGCTGTGATTCCAAATTGGTCTCCTGTGAAATATTTTGGAGGATACCAGAGATGA
- a CDS encoding alpha/beta fold hydrolase translates to MKTNLLNTVFLNLKNKSLQLFAVAILLLTFISCNKKAEETPATEAKPAETTETAQVVPANPPANFKHATATVNGIKIHYVIGGQGDPLVLVHGFGQNWYMWNRLLPELSKHFTVIAPDLRGVGESDKPEGGYDKKTMATDIHELVNQLGYKSINLAGHDIGLMVAYAYAAQYGDSVKKVALMDALLPGIEPVWSNVKGSAWWFGFFAWPASGDIVKGKEKEFLTNFWPVVGHVKDPFTAEESAEFIRAYAVEGGTTAAFKWFGAFDQDGKDNLIFAKKKLKMPLLAMGGEYFAAPFLKDHSKLVAENVTESKIAGAGHWLVQENTAQVQKDLLAFFLAK, encoded by the coding sequence ATGAAAACGAATTTATTAAACACTGTTTTTTTAAACCTAAAAAACAAATCGCTACAATTATTTGCCGTTGCAATTTTACTATTGACTTTTATTTCTTGCAATAAAAAAGCAGAAGAAACTCCTGCAACAGAAGCTAAACCAGCTGAAACGACTGAAACAGCCCAAGTGGTACCTGCAAATCCTCCAGCAAACTTTAAACACGCAACTGCCACAGTAAACGGAATCAAAATTCATTATGTGATCGGCGGTCAAGGAGATCCATTGGTTTTAGTTCATGGCTTTGGACAAAACTGGTACATGTGGAATCGCTTATTACCTGAATTATCAAAACATTTTACCGTTATCGCTCCTGATTTAAGAGGCGTTGGCGAATCAGACAAACCAGAAGGCGGTTACGACAAAAAAACAATGGCGACTGATATACATGAATTGGTAAATCAGCTTGGGTATAAAAGTATTAATCTGGCTGGACATGACATCGGATTGATGGTCGCTTATGCTTATGCGGCACAATATGGCGACAGTGTAAAGAAAGTCGCTTTGATGGATGCGCTTTTACCTGGAATCGAACCAGTTTGGTCAAATGTGAAAGGATCTGCTTGGTGGTTTGGATTCTTTGCATGGCCAGCTTCTGGAGATATTGTAAAAGGAAAAGAAAAAGAATTCTTAACGAATTTCTGGCCAGTTGTAGGTCACGTAAAAGATCCTTTTACTGCCGAAGAATCTGCAGAATTTATCAGAGCTTATGCTGTTGAAGGTGGCACAACTGCTGCGTTTAAATGGTTTGGTGCATTTGACCAAGATGGAAAAGACAACTTAATATTCGCTAAGAAAAAACTAAAAATGCCATTATTAGCAATGGGTGGAGAATATTTCGCAGCCCCTTTTCTTAAAGATCACTCCAAATTAGTGGCTGAGAATGTAACCGAATCAAAAATCGCAGGCGCGGGACACTGGCTGGTTCAGGAAAATACGGCTCAGGTACAAAAAGATTTGCTTGCTTTTTTCTTGGCTAAATAA
- a CDS encoding alpha/beta hydrolase, translated as MLTENPTTILFITGAFVSNKCWDEWKVFFENKGYKTLAPAWPYKDAPVEVLRERHPDPQVAGLRLTQLIEHFENIAKNLPHKPILVGHSIGGLVAQILLQHNLATAAIAIHSVPPQGIMTFKFSFLKAGWGPLGFFTSTKKTFMMSFSQWQYAFTNGMPEEWQEKAYCDSAIPESKFIVRDTITSAAKVDFHAPHKPLLLIAGSIDHTIPESLNFSNYKKYTDKNSITDYKIFRDRNHFVLNQPGWQEIALYIQNWIEKFPIQSS; from the coding sequence ATGCTGACTGAAAACCCTACTACAATTCTTTTTATTACAGGTGCATTTGTAAGCAATAAATGCTGGGACGAATGGAAAGTTTTTTTCGAAAACAAAGGCTATAAAACTTTAGCACCTGCATGGCCTTACAAAGATGCGCCAGTTGAAGTGCTTCGTGAACGCCATCCTGATCCGCAGGTTGCCGGATTGAGATTAACGCAACTAATTGAACATTTTGAAAATATCGCTAAAAATTTACCTCATAAACCTATACTAGTAGGACATTCAATTGGCGGACTTGTAGCACAAATACTTCTTCAGCATAATCTTGCAACTGCCGCAATTGCCATACATTCTGTTCCGCCGCAGGGAATAATGACTTTTAAATTCTCTTTTTTGAAAGCTGGCTGGGGACCGCTTGGCTTTTTCACTTCGACTAAAAAAACATTCATGATGAGTTTTAGTCAGTGGCAATATGCTTTTACAAACGGAATGCCTGAAGAATGGCAGGAAAAAGCCTATTGTGATTCGGCAATTCCAGAGTCTAAATTCATTGTTCGCGATACCATAACTTCAGCAGCAAAAGTAGATTTTCATGCACCGCATAAACCTTTGTTGCTTATCGCAGGATCAATTGATCACACCATTCCCGAATCGCTCAATTTTTCGAATTACAAAAAATACACAGACAAAAACTCTATCACTGATTATAAGATTTTCCGAGATAGAAATCATTTTGTTTTAAACCAGCCTGGCTGGCAGGAAATCGCACTTTATATCCAAAACTGGATCGAAAAATTTCCGATTCAAAGTTCTTAA
- a CDS encoding sigma 54-interacting response regulator, with amino-acid sequence MAKPLKILIVEDQFVEANHLRLMLKKAGHSVVGMARSVSDAKYYIAQERPELVLLDIFLSGKETGIDLAEILKNDNIPFIYLSANSNEDVLNKAKLTHPYGFLVKPFREKDLLITIEIAEYHQEHGIESSIRKELLFQKQLKTIVAKNGTWDDRVLTIVKSLQSLISFDLVMAVFYMDNKLSSRVLGYARTGLHEYQKIGIEELQNITALKESEINELRDKSNVETEATFYNEEDFIKICNKTPIKKMIAKSMNMKSNLMLPVPLSISENGGLYLSFFSRQSSNYSKNHLTLCERLQEPLIYAIENLISHDKKLDQKNNVSVYSNASKNTKITGFESIVGKSPALLKLFDHILQVAPADTTVLITGESGTGKESIAHSIQQLSTRKEQPFVKINCSALPPSLIESELFGHEKGAFTGATERRIGKFEQAHNGTLFLDEIGDMPLEMQAKLLRAIQEKEIERVGGNLPIKVNVRIIAATNCNLEKEVADGRFRLDLYYRLNVFPIQLPPLRERKEDVGLLARHFIAVYSAKTGKNVTEISESALKSLLSYQWPGNIRELENLIERSVLLAKTDTIEHIPLPAFDEIKISNSSNEWYFKTIQENEREHIINVLEKCNGRIRGAGGASEILGLPPTTLASRMQKLGIKRSHS; translated from the coding sequence ATGGCAAAACCATTAAAAATACTTATTGTTGAAGATCAGTTTGTTGAAGCAAATCACTTGCGATTAATGCTAAAAAAAGCGGGGCATTCTGTTGTTGGAATGGCACGTTCTGTTTCCGATGCCAAGTATTATATTGCTCAGGAAAGACCAGAATTAGTGCTTTTGGATATTTTCCTTTCGGGGAAAGAAACTGGTATTGATCTGGCCGAAATACTAAAAAATGATAACATACCTTTTATTTATCTCTCGGCTAACTCTAACGAAGATGTTCTAAACAAAGCAAAACTAACTCATCCGTATGGTTTTTTGGTAAAACCATTCCGAGAAAAAGATTTATTAATTACGATTGAAATAGCAGAATATCATCAGGAACATGGAATTGAATCTTCTATCAGAAAAGAGCTTTTATTTCAGAAACAATTAAAAACCATAGTTGCTAAAAATGGCACTTGGGATGACAGAGTTCTTACTATTGTCAAATCTCTGCAATCTCTTATTTCCTTTGATCTTGTAATGGCCGTGTTTTATATGGATAATAAATTATCAAGCCGTGTTTTAGGATATGCAAGAACAGGTTTACATGAATACCAAAAAATTGGGATTGAAGAATTACAGAATATTACTGCCTTAAAAGAATCTGAAATAAATGAATTGCGAGATAAAAGCAACGTTGAAACAGAAGCAACATTCTATAATGAAGAGGATTTTATTAAAATCTGCAATAAAACCCCCATAAAAAAAATGATTGCTAAGTCAATGAATATGAAGTCTAATCTTATGCTTCCTGTTCCTTTGTCTATCAGTGAAAACGGCGGGCTTTATTTATCTTTTTTCAGCAGACAATCTAGTAATTACAGTAAAAATCACTTAACACTTTGCGAGCGGCTTCAAGAACCTTTAATTTATGCTATTGAAAATTTAATTAGTCATGATAAAAAATTAGATCAGAAAAATAATGTATCGGTATATTCTAATGCATCAAAAAACACAAAAATAACAGGCTTTGAATCGATCGTCGGAAAAAGTCCTGCTCTTTTAAAATTATTTGATCATATTCTGCAAGTTGCTCCCGCTGATACTACTGTTTTAATTACTGGAGAAAGCGGCACCGGGAAAGAAAGTATTGCTCATAGTATCCAACAGCTTTCAACTAGAAAAGAACAGCCTTTTGTAAAAATCAACTGCTCTGCCCTGCCTCCAAGCCTAATTGAGTCTGAATTATTTGGACATGAAAAAGGAGCTTTTACTGGTGCTACCGAAAGAAGAATCGGTAAATTTGAACAAGCGCATAATGGTACTTTGTTTCTAGATGAAATTGGTGATATGCCATTAGAAATGCAAGCAAAATTGCTTCGGGCAATTCAGGAAAAAGAAATTGAGCGCGTTGGTGGCAATCTTCCTATAAAAGTAAATGTCCGTATTATTGCCGCTACCAATTGCAATCTCGAAAAAGAAGTTGCTGATGGCCGATTTAGACTTGATTTATATTATAGACTGAATGTATTCCCCATTCAATTACCGCCGTTACGTGAACGTAAAGAAGATGTTGGTCTGCTTGCACGTCATTTTATTGCTGTCTATAGTGCTAAAACGGGCAAAAATGTAACCGAAATTTCCGAAAGTGCTTTAAAAAGTCTTCTCTCGTATCAATGGCCCGGAAATATTCGTGAACTTGAAAATCTTATTGAAAGAAGTGTTCTTTTGGCAAAAACTGATACCATTGAGCATATTCCGCTTCCTGCTTTTGATGAAATAAAAATAAGCAACAGCTCAAATGAATGGTATTTTAAAACCATTCAGGAAAACGAAAGGGAACATATTATAAACGTTCTGGAAAAATGCAACGGAAGAATTAGAGGCGCCGGCGGTGCATCTGAAATCCTCGGGCTTCCTCCTACTACACTGGCATCCAGAATGCAAAAACTCGGCATCAAGAGAAGCCATTCTTAA
- a CDS encoding sensor histidine kinase, with translation MTSNRRKLILYLLVWLTFGEAKALVSSKIPIETGVIPKKRIYHNNRSNISTYQIEGFTEFEVKSAEASLSKLNSNIDKIKTLLKLSDWYELSYNNPKTLDKAVIYANDALSLSQSLHSIIYAGKCYLQLSMLYELKNNNEMIEICARKAIKLLSKTDDTNDLGEAWVMIWSAKMRTNAPLHDRFVPIINAAGLFKASGNDKRTGDCYREISELYFSNSDFHNSLNALNKAISYYKAANLDVKNIYPIASRLNILYETDKKNKDFIRLKNESLIQQGKLKNEALLRNSMIIFLVLLLIILALLYKSYVFKKKTNNALKAKQDEINKKNQALQNLVTEKEWLLKEIHHRVKNNLHMVVGLLASQSEFLKNEEAVQAISDSQNRIQTMSLIHQKLYQSENLSIIDMPSYIFELTEYLKDSYEIRNTIRFVLDIDSFNLPLSHSIPIGLIFNEAVTNAIKYAFPDQKKGIINILLKTDDNNKYRLIIHDNGIGLPPDFDPYNNPSLGIKLMHGLSADIDGQFLITNSNGTKITLEFIFNENNSH, from the coding sequence ATGACTTCCAATCGACGCAAATTGATTTTGTATCTCCTTGTTTGGCTAACATTTGGAGAAGCAAAAGCATTGGTTTCTTCTAAAATTCCAATAGAGACTGGAGTTATCCCCAAAAAACGTATATATCATAATAATCGTTCTAATATTTCTACCTATCAAATAGAAGGTTTTACGGAGTTTGAAGTGAAAAGTGCGGAGGCATCATTGAGCAAACTAAATAGCAATATTGATAAAATCAAAACTTTATTAAAGCTCAGTGACTGGTACGAGCTTTCGTACAATAATCCCAAAACATTAGATAAGGCAGTAATCTATGCTAATGATGCTCTAAGTCTCAGTCAATCATTACATTCTATTATTTATGCAGGCAAATGTTATTTACAGCTCTCGATGCTTTATGAGCTTAAAAATAATAATGAAATGATAGAAATCTGCGCCAGAAAAGCAATAAAATTATTATCTAAAACCGATGATACTAATGATTTGGGAGAAGCCTGGGTAATGATTTGGTCTGCAAAAATGCGCACCAATGCTCCGCTGCATGATAGATTTGTTCCAATTATAAATGCTGCAGGTTTGTTCAAAGCTTCTGGAAATGACAAAAGAACTGGTGATTGTTACAGAGAAATCAGTGAGCTGTATTTTTCAAATTCCGATTTTCATAATTCACTTAACGCTCTAAATAAAGCAATATCCTATTATAAAGCGGCCAATCTTGATGTGAAAAATATATATCCGATAGCATCCCGATTAAATATTCTTTATGAAACAGATAAGAAAAATAAAGATTTTATCAGACTTAAAAATGAGTCCCTTATACAGCAAGGCAAGCTAAAAAATGAAGCTTTATTACGCAATTCGATGATCATTTTTCTAGTGCTTTTACTTATAATTTTGGCATTATTATACAAAAGCTACGTATTTAAAAAGAAAACCAACAATGCTTTAAAAGCAAAACAAGATGAGATTAACAAAAAGAATCAAGCACTTCAAAATCTTGTTACTGAAAAAGAGTGGCTGCTTAAAGAAATTCATCATAGAGTAAAAAACAATCTTCATATGGTTGTTGGGCTTTTGGCTAGTCAATCAGAATTCTTAAAAAATGAAGAAGCAGTTCAAGCCATTAGTGACAGTCAGAATAGAATTCAGACTATGTCACTGATTCATCAAAAGCTATATCAATCGGAGAATTTATCCATAATTGATATGCCTTCCTATATCTTTGAGCTGACAGAGTATTTGAAAGATTCTTATGAAATCAGGAACACTATCCGATTTGTATTGGACATCGATAGTTTCAATTTACCTCTGTCTCATTCTATCCCAATTGGATTGATTTTTAATGAAGCAGTTACCAATGCAATAAAATATGCTTTTCCTGATCAAAAAAAAGGGATAATCAATATTTTACTTAAAACAGATGATAATAATAAATACAGATTAATTATTCATGACAACGGCATTGGACTTCCACCCGATTTTGATCCTTACAATAATCCTTCGCTAGGCATAAAATTAATGCACGGACTTTCTGCCGATATTGATGGACAGTTTTTAATTACGAACTCAAACGGAACCAAAATAACTTTGGAATTCATTTTCAATGAAAATAATTCACATTAA
- a CDS encoding alkaline phosphatase — protein MNRRRFLKGTTVLTGLFTLSPSVILSNNLETQANKGKKAKNIIFLISDGMSSGTLQMANLYSQNILGKNGNWMNLYAENKVSRALMDTASASSAVTDSAAASSSFGGGHRVKNGVLNIGPNGEKYLPIWQKFKNAGKKAGCVTTVTITHATPAGFCVNSDSRNAENEIAEMYADLGLDVMMGGGDEFFNASKRTDKKDVYKIYEQKGYQVLKEKSDLENIKKGQKMLGVFASGALPYTIDRNNISELQNTPTLAEMSAVAINQMKDNENGFVLMIEGGKVDWAAHANDIAALLHDQLAFDEAVKTAIDFAEKDKETLVIITTDHGNANPGLIYGKEAVENFNSIANYKYTNEYILNAIHADFNLQQIKDWIYQTNKISLTDEEAKYLLSFYSGLEKQEAGLYNYKKLPFKAYSEIQKKHNNVGWISMDHSGDYVELAMYGPGSEMLKPFVQNIELHNLMLKAAAVMA, from the coding sequence ATGAACAGGCGCAGATTTTTAAAAGGCACAACAGTACTAACAGGACTTTTTACACTTAGTCCCTCCGTTATTCTTTCAAATAATTTAGAAACACAAGCTAATAAAGGAAAGAAAGCAAAAAATATAATCTTTCTAATTAGTGACGGAATGAGTTCTGGAACACTTCAGATGGCCAATCTATATTCTCAGAACATTTTAGGAAAGAATGGAAACTGGATGAACCTTTATGCTGAAAATAAAGTTTCAAGGGCTTTGATGGATACAGCATCTGCAAGTTCAGCAGTAACTGATTCTGCAGCAGCAAGTTCTTCTTTTGGAGGCGGGCATCGCGTTAAAAACGGTGTATTGAATATTGGTCCGAATGGCGAAAAATATCTTCCTATCTGGCAGAAATTCAAAAATGCAGGTAAAAAAGCGGGCTGTGTCACGACAGTCACCATAACACATGCTACTCCGGCTGGTTTTTGTGTTAATTCAGACAGCAGAAATGCAGAAAATGAGATTGCCGAAATGTATGCTGATTTGGGACTGGATGTTATGATGGGTGGTGGTGATGAGTTCTTTAATGCTTCAAAAAGAACGGACAAAAAAGACGTTTATAAAATTTATGAACAAAAAGGATATCAGGTTTTAAAGGAGAAATCAGATTTAGAGAACATTAAAAAAGGTCAAAAGATGCTAGGCGTTTTTGCTTCTGGCGCACTTCCGTACACAATAGATCGCAATAATATCTCTGAATTACAAAATACACCAACTTTAGCAGAAATGAGTGCAGTGGCAATAAACCAAATGAAAGACAATGAGAATGGTTTTGTTTTAATGATTGAAGGAGGAAAAGTGGATTGGGCAGCTCATGCCAACGATATTGCAGCTTTACTCCATGATCAGCTGGCTTTTGATGAGGCTGTGAAAACAGCGATTGATTTTGCCGAAAAAGACAAAGAAACTTTAGTGATCATAACAACAGATCATGGAAATGCAAATCCTGGGCTTATATATGGAAAAGAAGCTGTAGAAAATTTCAATAGCATTGCCAATTATAAATACACAAACGAATATATATTGAACGCTATTCATGCTGATTTTAATTTACAGCAAATTAAAGATTGGATTTATCAGACCAATAAAATCAGTCTTACCGATGAAGAAGCGAAATACTTATTAAGCTTTTATTCAGGTCTTGAAAAGCAGGAAGCCGGACTTTATAATTATAAAAAACTCCCTTTTAAAGCCTATTCTGAAATTCAGAAAAAACACAATAATGTGGGGTGGATTAGTATGGATCATTCAGGTGATTATGTAGAATTGGCAATGTACGGTCCAGGGAGTGAAATGCTGAAACCTTTTGTGCAAAATATTGAATTGCATAATTTAATGCTAAAAGCTGCTGCAGTTATGGCTTAA